The genomic segment GAATCCATGCGCGATCGCCGGCGTAGCGCGGCGACCCGGCAAAATTACGCGAAGTGGATCGCCGCCAACCAGGAAGCGATCCAGAAGATCGTGGCCGAGCTACCGCTCAAGCCAGCCCTCATCGACGGGCTGGTGGCGCGCGTCCAGCGCCAGTGCCAGCGGATCGAGAAGTTGGGGGAGACCGCCCGGCGCCGGGGGTCAGCCGCGGCCACGGCGGCGCGGGAGCTGCGGCAGCTCGAGCGCGAGGTGGGCCTGCCGCGGCGTCGGCTGCAGGCCGTCCTGGCCGAGATCATCAAGCGCGACCGCGAGGTGCGCCAGGCCAAGAAGGAGCTCATGGAGGCCAACCTCCGGCTGGTGGTCTCCGTGGCCAAGCGCTACCTGGGAAGCGATCTGTCGCTGCTCGACCTCATCCAGGAAGGCAACATCGGGCTCATGAAGGCCGTCGATCGATTCCAGTACCGGCGCGGGTTCAAGTTCTCGACGTATGCCACCTGGTGGATCCGCCAGGCCATCACACGAGCGATCGCCGACCACTCCCGCACGATCCGGATCCCCGTCCACATGGTGGAGACGCTCAACCGGATCTCCCGGGTCGGCCGGGCGATGGTCAACGAGCTGGGACGCGAGCCGACCCCCGAAGAGCTCGCCCAGCGCACTGGCGTGCCGGCCAAGAAGGTACGCCTGATCTTGGAGTCGTCGCGGAAGCCGCTCTCGCTGGAGACGCCGATCGGTGAGGACTCGGAGCTGGGCGACTTCCTCGAGGACAAGTCGGCCGGCTCACCCAACGATACGCTCCTCAGTCAGGACCTCACCACCCAGGTAGAGCGGGCGCTGGCCACCCTCTCTCCCAAGGAGAAGGAGATCCTGCGCCTGCGCTTCGGCATCGGCGAGGAAGGCGAGCATACCCTCGAGGAGGTGGGTCGGCGGTTCGCCGTGACCCGCGAGCGTATCCGCCAGATCGAGGCCAAGGCGCTGCGCAAGCTGCGCCACCCACTCCGCGGGCGCAACCTGCGAGCCTTCGTCGAGAACTGAGCCCGGCCCCGCTCAGCCCGGGATCTGACCCGACTTCACCAGGTGGTACGTCACCACACCGGTGTCGGGCGGCGACTTGCTGATCAGGGTGATCATCGTCGCGATCTCGCTCCGGTGGTGGGTGGCGTGGTTCGCCACATGCTGCAGGAGCGGCCACAGCGTCATCCGACACGGGATGCCGTCCAGGTTGGTGTAGGCGACCACGCCAGTGAGGTCGTCCGGCGTGAGATTCTCGATGAACGCCCGCTGTTGCTGCTCCAGCGGATCCCACCGCTCGCGGAGCGCGCTCAGGGTGGGAATGTCGCCGCCCGGAAGCCCCCGGGTGGGTTGTCCCTGCCAGCGGCTCAGCCAGGCCGCGTCGGCCCCGTAGAGGTGGGCGAACATACGGGTCAGCGTGGGTAGGCTGAAATGCCGACCCATCTCGCGGCTGGCGGCCTCTTCGCCCAGCGAGAGGGCCACGCCGAAGAGACGCCGATTCGCCCACCGGTGATAGTCGTAGAGACTTCGGATCATCTCGAAGATCGTGACCTCGGCCATCCTCTACCTCCTCAGTCGAGCACGGCGACGGTGTCCCCTTCCTGGACCGTCTGGCCTTCCTGCACCCGGATCTCCCGCACAGAACCGGCCCGCGGGGCCTCCACCGGGATCTCCATCTTCATCGACTCCAGCACGATCACGGGGTCACCGGCCTGGACCGCGTCCCCGGGCTGGGCAGTGACCTGGAACACCACCCCGGTGATGTGCGCCCTGATCTCTTCAGCCATCGAAGGCTCCTTGCCTTAGCGGCCACCGGACGGTGTCAACCGCTCGGCCGCGGCGACCCGCCACCGACCATCTACGCTCTCCCAGCGCTCGACGACGAGCCAGCACCCCTCGGGGCCACGGAGGCGAAGCTTGATGAGCCGATAGGCGCCGACCTT from the Candidatus Methylomirabilota bacterium genome contains:
- a CDS encoding biotin/lipoyl-binding carrier protein codes for the protein MAEEIRAHITGVVFQVTAQPGDAVQAGDPVIVLESMKMEIPVEAPRAGSVREIRVQEGQTVQEGDTVAVLD
- a CDS encoding DinB family protein — protein: MAEVTIFEMIRSLYDYHRWANRRLFGVALSLGEEAASREMGRHFSLPTLTRMFAHLYGADAAWLSRWQGQPTRGLPGGDIPTLSALRERWDPLEQQQRAFIENLTPDDLTGVVAYTNLDGIPCRMTLWPLLQHVANHATHHRSEIATMITLISKSPPDTGVVTYHLVKSGQIPG